From Oculatellaceae cyanobacterium, a single genomic window includes:
- a CDS encoding transposase: protein MLLAYQFKLQPNKTQIAAMERCLHLLRLQYNFRLLERIEAYEQVIQPKLGEYFDLKSQAVIYPLTCSISKSALYGEAWKINKKGEIKRKSAYEMQSSDLPNLKKERPWYKDIPSQPLQQTLMQLDEAFQRFFKGLSGYPKFKRRGKFRSFTYPAGACEFQGNKIRLPGFGWMRFHQSRQFPDGFKPKKVTVRKKADGWYISVCLEDATVPATPQPNDVKTAVGVNKLVSLSNGETIANPKFYAKQEKKRKRLNRAASRKRKGSNTARKVYERLARVEQKITNQRNDYQWKIAHRLTKKYDLIVFEDLNVQGMIKRCKPKWSEEEKRYLENGQSRKVGLNKAIADASWYSLKQKTKILAERHGVLVQEINPRHSSQECSQCSFVSPTNRDKEKFVCESCGYHADADVQAAVNILNRGLEQLGNKPKIRRVTPEFTPKKLVERQGKSAVQPVESGNKSNKPVDSIQLSLFDLMGFCPESPSKSVI, encoded by the coding sequence ATGTTACTGGCTTATCAATTCAAGCTACAGCCTAACAAAACACAAATTGCAGCAATGGAGCGTTGTTTGCACCTCCTACGCTTGCAATATAACTTTAGGCTGTTAGAGAGAATTGAAGCTTACGAGCAAGTAATTCAACCGAAATTAGGAGAGTATTTTGATTTAAAAAGTCAAGCTGTAATTTATCCCTTAACTTGTTCAATTAGTAAGTCGGCTTTATACGGTGAAGCCTGGAAAATTAACAAGAAAGGAGAGATAAAAAGAAAGTCTGCCTATGAGATGCAGTCGTCTGATTTACCTAACTTAAAAAAAGAAAGACCTTGGTATAAAGACATACCATCTCAACCATTGCAACAAACCTTAATGCAACTGGATGAGGCATTTCAACGATTTTTTAAGGGATTGTCTGGTTATCCTAAATTCAAGCGTAGAGGCAAGTTCAGGTCTTTTACTTATCCGGCGGGTGCTTGCGAATTTCAAGGGAATAAAATTAGATTACCTGGTTTCGGTTGGATGAGGTTTCATCAATCCCGCCAATTTCCAGATGGGTTTAAGCCTAAAAAAGTAACCGTTAGAAAAAAGGCTGACGGCTGGTATATTTCAGTCTGTCTAGAAGATGCGACAGTACCCGCAACACCTCAACCTAATGACGTAAAAACTGCTGTTGGTGTTAATAAACTTGTATCTTTATCTAATGGTGAAACTATTGCTAATCCTAAATTTTATGCCAAGCAGGAGAAGAAAAGGAAAAGGCTAAATCGTGCTGCTAGTCGTAAACGAAAAGGTAGTAATACAGCTAGGAAAGTTTATGAACGGCTGGCGCGAGTTGAGCAAAAAATAACTAACCAGCGTAATGATTACCAGTGGAAAATCGCCCACAGATTAACTAAAAAATATGACCTGATTGTGTTTGAAGATTTGAACGTTCAGGGCATGATAAAACGTTGTAAGCCTAAATGGAGTGAGGAGGAGAAAAGATATTTAGAGAATGGACAATCTCGCAAGGTGGGATTAAATAAAGCTATTGCCGATGCGTCGTGGTACTCTTTGAAACAAAAAACCAAAATATTAGCCGAAAGGCATGGTGTATTGGTTCAAGAAATTAATCCGCGTCATAGCAGCCAAGAATGCTCTCAATGTAGTTTTGTCAGTCCAACTAATCGAGACAAGGAAAAGTTTGTTTGTGAGTCCTGTGGATATCATGCAGATGCCGACGTTCAAGCTGCGGTTAATATTTTAAATCGTGGGCTTGAACAGTTAGGAAATAAGCCAAAAATACGGCGGGTCACGCCGGAATTTACGCCCAAGAAGCTTGTTGAAAGACAAGGGAAATCAGCAGTACAACCTGTTGAGTCTGGGAACAAGTCAAATAAACCAGTTGATTCTATACAATTAAGCTTGTTTGACTTGATGGGGTTCTGCCCGGAATCTCCATCTAAATCTGTGATTTAG
- a CDS encoding DUF4070 domain-containing protein, giving the protein MRVLLLYPVFPKTFWSYEKILELVNRKVLLPPLGLVTVAAILPQEWEFKLVDRNIRAVTEAEWQWADMVIISAMIVQQKDLCDQIREAKRRGKQVAVGGPYPTSVPEEPLAAGADFLILDEGEITLPMFVEAVQRGDTKGIFRSNGEKPAVTDTPVPRFELLEFDAYDSMSVQFSRGCPFQCEFCDIIVLYGRKPRTKTPAQLLAELDYLYELGWRRGVFMVDDNFIGNKRNVKLLLKELKVWMAEHKYPFKFNTEASVDLAQDPEMMDLMVECNFDAVFLGIETPDEDSLQLTKKFQNTRTSLVESVQSITKAGLRPMAGFIIGFDGEKAGAGDRIVRFAEITGIPSTTFAMLQALPNTALWHRLEKEGRLWKKGGNINQTTLMNFTPTRPLEDIAREYVEAFWTLYDPELYLDRTYRCFLMLGAPKVKAPFKMPEWVDLRALLIVIWRQGVKRNTRWKFWHHLFSIIKRNPGVWEHYITVCAHNEHFLEYRQIVRDEIEAQVTEYLAEEAKLTNQIPAENLVSAIA; this is encoded by the coding sequence ATGCGCGTCCTGCTACTTTATCCCGTGTTTCCAAAAACATTTTGGTCTTACGAAAAAATTCTAGAATTAGTTAACCGCAAAGTTTTGTTGCCACCATTAGGATTAGTAACCGTAGCAGCAATTTTGCCTCAAGAATGGGAATTTAAACTGGTTGACCGCAATATCCGCGCCGTAACAGAAGCCGAATGGCAGTGGGCAGATATGGTCATTATCTCAGCAATGATTGTCCAGCAAAAAGATTTGTGCGACCAGATTCGTGAAGCTAAACGACGTGGTAAGCAAGTAGCAGTAGGAGGTCCCTATCCTACCTCTGTACCAGAAGAACCCCTAGCAGCAGGTGCAGATTTTCTGATTTTGGATGAAGGGGAAATTACACTGCCAATGTTTGTCGAGGCAGTACAAAGAGGCGACACTAAGGGAATTTTCCGATCCAATGGTGAGAAACCTGCTGTCACAGATACTCCTGTCCCGCGCTTTGAGTTGTTAGAATTTGATGCTTACGATTCCATGTCAGTTCAGTTCTCGCGGGGTTGTCCTTTTCAGTGCGAGTTCTGCGACATTATTGTTCTCTATGGTCGCAAACCACGTACCAAAACACCAGCCCAATTATTAGCAGAGTTGGATTATCTCTATGAATTGGGATGGCGGCGTGGTGTATTCATGGTGGATGATAACTTTATTGGCAATAAACGCAATGTGAAGTTATTGCTCAAAGAGTTAAAAGTATGGATGGCAGAACATAAATATCCGTTTAAGTTTAATACGGAAGCGTCTGTTGACCTTGCTCAAGATCCAGAAATGATGGATTTGATGGTAGAGTGCAATTTTGATGCTGTATTTCTGGGGATTGAAACGCCAGACGAGGATAGCCTACAACTAACGAAGAAGTTCCAAAATACTCGCACTTCTTTGGTTGAGTCTGTGCAATCTATTACTAAAGCTGGATTGCGACCAATGGCTGGGTTTATTATCGGTTTTGATGGGGAAAAAGCAGGCGCAGGCGATCGCATTGTCCGCTTTGCAGAAATAACAGGTATTCCTAGCACAACTTTTGCCATGCTGCAAGCTTTACCCAATACCGCTCTTTGGCATCGACTAGAAAAAGAAGGGCGGTTGTGGAAAAAAGGCGGAAACATTAATCAAACAACGTTAATGAATTTTACCCCCACTCGTCCTCTAGAAGACATTGCTAGAGAATATGTGGAAGCTTTCTGGACTTTATACGATCCTGAACTTTATTTAGATCGCACCTATCGCTGTTTCTTAATGTTGGGTGCGCCCAAGGTAAAAGCACCATTTAAAATGCCTGAGTGGGTAGATTTACGCGCCTTATTAATTGTGATTTGGCGACAAGGCGTTAAACGTAATACCCGTTGGAAATTCTGGCATCATTTATTCAGTATTATTAAGCGCAATCCTGGTGTGTGGGAACATTACATTACTGTATGCGCCCACAATGAGCATTTCCTAGAATATCGCCAGATTGTCCGTGACGAAATTGAAGCCCAAGTAACTGAGTATTTAGCGGAAGAGGCAAAATTAACAAATCAGATACCCGCAGAAAATTTAGTTAGTGCGATCGCGTAG
- a CDS encoding type II toxin-antitoxin system PemK/MazF family toxin, giving the protein MPKYLKNDIILVRYPFSDLSNSKVRPAVIVSTPHKSQDIFITPLTSKTKPLLEGEFVLSEWSTAGLNVPTAVKRGLYTVNQSLVVANIGKLTDSDAEQLEQSLRDWLGLGAEFTDMQS; this is encoded by the coding sequence ATGCCCAAATACTTGAAAAATGACATTATTTTGGTTCGATATCCCTTTTCAGATTTATCAAATTCAAAAGTAAGACCTGCCGTGATTGTGAGTACGCCACATAAATCTCAGGATATTTTTATCACCCCATTAACAAGCAAAACTAAGCCGTTACTTGAGGGTGAATTTGTTCTTTCTGAGTGGTCAACAGCAGGGCTTAACGTGCCAACAGCAGTGAAGCGTGGTTTATATACAGTGAACCAAAGCTTGGTTGTTGCAAATATAGGCAAATTAACTGACTCTGATGCTGAACAGTTGGAGCAGTCTTTACGAGATTGGCTAGGGCTAGGAGCCGAATTCACAGATATGCAAAGCTAA
- a CDS encoding ssl1498 family light-harvesting-like protein — protein sequence MPYINDEGGHLNNFASEPKMYQAEPPTDTQKRNYLFMGVAALVLVSGLIFVAASVSSVG from the coding sequence ATGCCATATATCAACGATGAAGGTGGACACTTAAATAATTTCGCATCTGAGCCTAAAATGTATCAAGCTGAACCGCCTACAGATACTCAAAAACGCAATTATCTATTTATGGGAGTTGCGGCGCTAGTTCTAGTTAGTGGTTTAATATTTGTGGCAGCCTCGGTTTCTAGCGTTGGCTAA
- a CDS encoding slipin family protein encodes MWKTFYIKPNEIGILYHRSDFKKVLQPGTYTYFGRHWQVKTYDLNQPEARIENLELLLRNHSSELQEYFLIVRTAFNQAALVRLGQNWVTVQPNQLRAFWRGFIDVETHVFNLNESLELPAQFVQQLRGIALNGVRKFQISESEIGLLYVQNNFVRSLSPGEYAFWTLDRDVVVRTLSRIIPNPDFPLEEVLIEQHPDFVAAYCEIVQVLNHQVAIVRYQSKVISILAPGSRKLFWQGVEVQVIDISTDAKLPPRLVAELVSNTPQVLSLSHNFLHIREVPAQHLGLLYINQEFQTLLQPGIHAWWIFGRSWQTDAFDLRLQSIEVSGQDILSKDKVPLRVNLTAGFRILDPLKVKNSLSDVTGFLYKELQFALRAAVGEQTLDSLLEDKGAIDTSIAQYIRQKTAEYGIEFDSVGVKDIILPGEIKNILSKVVEAEKSAQANVVRRREETAATRSMLNTAKVMEDNPVALRLKELEVLERIAEKIDRIQVNGSLDSILTDLIRMNKP; translated from the coding sequence ATGTGGAAAACCTTTTATATTAAACCTAACGAAATTGGCATCTTATATCACCGTAGTGATTTTAAGAAAGTTTTGCAGCCTGGTACTTACACTTATTTTGGTCGGCACTGGCAAGTTAAAACTTATGATCTTAACCAGCCTGAAGCCAGGATTGAGAACTTAGAACTGTTGCTGCGAAATCATAGTTCGGAGTTACAAGAATATTTTTTAATAGTTAGAACTGCATTCAATCAAGCGGCTTTAGTGCGTTTGGGGCAAAATTGGGTAACAGTTCAACCAAATCAATTACGAGCTTTTTGGCGTGGTTTTATTGATGTAGAAACTCATGTTTTTAACTTAAATGAAAGCTTAGAATTACCTGCTCAGTTCGTACAGCAATTACGTGGAATTGCTTTGAATGGAGTTAGGAAGTTCCAAATTTCTGAGTCGGAGATTGGTTTACTTTATGTGCAGAATAACTTTGTGCGATCGCTCTCACCAGGCGAGTATGCTTTCTGGACTCTAGATCGCGATGTTGTAGTACGCACTCTCAGCCGTATTATACCCAATCCAGATTTTCCTTTGGAAGAAGTACTGATTGAGCAACATCCTGATTTTGTGGCTGCTTACTGCGAAATAGTGCAGGTATTAAATCATCAAGTAGCGATCGTCCGCTATCAAAGTAAAGTAATCTCAATCTTGGCTCCAGGTAGTCGCAAGCTGTTTTGGCAAGGTGTTGAGGTACAAGTGATTGACATTAGCACCGATGCTAAGTTACCACCCCGCCTAGTTGCAGAGTTAGTATCTAATACACCACAAGTACTATCCTTGAGCCACAATTTTTTGCATATTCGGGAAGTCCCAGCACAGCATCTTGGGCTACTTTACATTAATCAAGAGTTTCAAACGCTACTCCAACCAGGAATACACGCTTGGTGGATATTTGGACGCTCTTGGCAAACAGATGCCTTTGATTTGCGATTGCAATCCATTGAGGTATCTGGTCAAGACATTCTCTCCAAGGATAAAGTACCTCTACGGGTGAATCTCACTGCTGGTTTCCGTATTCTCGACCCATTGAAAGTAAAAAACAGCTTGTCAGATGTCACTGGTTTTTTGTATAAAGAGCTACAGTTTGCTCTACGTGCTGCTGTTGGCGAACAAACCTTAGATTCCTTATTAGAGGATAAAGGAGCAATTGATACGAGTATCGCTCAATACATTCGTCAGAAAACCGCAGAATATGGCATTGAATTTGACTCTGTTGGGGTAAAAGATATTATTCTCCCTGGTGAGATTAAGAATATCTTGAGCAAGGTTGTAGAGGCGGAAAAATCTGCCCAAGCTAACGTGGTGCGTCGTCGTGAAGAAACTGCTGCGACTCGCAGTATGTTAAATACTGCCAAAGTTATGGAAGATAACCCTGTTGCTTTGCGCCTTAAGGAGTTGGAAGTGCTAGAACGCATTGCTGAGAAGATCGATCGCATTCAAGTCAATGGCAGTTTGGATAGCATTTTGACTGATTTGATTCGCATGAACAAACCGTAA
- the ltrA gene encoding group II intron reverse transcriptase/maturase has protein sequence MSNVTCGTDWRTIDWKKVNQEVRNLRLRIYRAAKQNDLKKVRSLQRLMLRSYANRLLSVRRVTQLNAGKDTPGVDKLTIKTPEARGKFADMLKVYEIWKAKPVRRVYIPKTNGKKRPLGIPVMLDRAVQAMVKNALEPYWESKFECGSYGFRPGRGCHDAIEAIYNNAKGDSRNKKKFVLDADIKGAFDNINHKYLLEAIGNFPSRELIKQWLKAGYVEMGKFHTVESGTPQGGVISPLLANVALHGMEEALGIKFRYIKSKGVFESKSKRALVRYADDFVVLTETLKEAEECKRILEVWLIERGLEFSKEKTRIVSLTEGFNFLGFNVRRYEVEDRRSKLKLLIKPSKESVQKFRDNLKESWMKLVGFDADLVVKSLNPKIKGWGNYFRVGVSAETFYELDAWIYGRVLRWAKRTHPKKNLGWIRKRYFTNNKPGTSWGKFGDKASGVYLALLGEIKIKRHIKVVGNYSPDDPELKDYWETRMSKDVKSLAKSRQILAKRQRGKCTVCGDSLLNGEELHAHHIVPRSEGGKDKYDNLNLVHLYCHQQIHSKKSLVSS, from the coding sequence ATGTCTAATGTAACCTGTGGGACTGACTGGAGAACAATCGACTGGAAGAAAGTAAACCAGGAAGTTAGGAATCTCAGACTACGAATTTATCGTGCAGCTAAACAGAACGACTTAAAGAAAGTGCGTTCACTTCAAAGATTGATGTTGAGAAGCTATGCTAATCGGCTTCTGTCGGTTAGAAGAGTAACTCAATTAAATGCTGGTAAAGATACTCCAGGAGTGGATAAGTTGACCATTAAAACGCCAGAGGCTAGAGGCAAGTTTGCCGATATGCTAAAGGTATATGAGATATGGAAGGCAAAGCCAGTCCGAAGAGTATACATTCCTAAAACCAATGGGAAGAAACGTCCATTAGGAATACCTGTAATGTTAGACCGTGCTGTACAAGCAATGGTTAAAAATGCGCTTGAGCCTTACTGGGAAAGTAAGTTTGAGTGTGGGAGTTATGGGTTCCGACCTGGAAGAGGCTGTCATGATGCAATAGAGGCAATATATAACAATGCTAAAGGAGATAGCAGAAACAAGAAGAAGTTTGTCCTAGATGCAGATATAAAAGGAGCCTTTGATAACATCAATCACAAGTACTTGTTAGAAGCCATAGGTAACTTTCCTTCAAGAGAGTTAATTAAACAATGGTTGAAGGCGGGTTATGTTGAAATGGGGAAATTCCATACAGTTGAAAGTGGTACTCCTCAAGGTGGTGTTATTAGTCCACTATTGGCAAATGTGGCGCTACACGGAATGGAAGAAGCACTAGGTATAAAGTTCAGATACATCAAGAGTAAAGGTGTATTTGAGTCAAAGAGTAAAAGAGCGTTAGTGAGATACGCCGATGACTTTGTGGTGTTAACAGAGACTCTAAAAGAAGCTGAAGAGTGTAAAAGAATACTGGAAGTATGGCTCATAGAAAGAGGATTGGAGTTCTCTAAAGAGAAAACAAGAATCGTGAGTCTAACGGAAGGGTTTAACTTCTTAGGGTTTAATGTGAGGCGCTATGAGGTTGAGGATAGAAGGTCGAAGCTAAAGCTACTGATAAAGCCTAGCAAAGAGTCTGTGCAAAAGTTTAGAGATAATCTAAAAGAAAGCTGGATGAAGTTGGTTGGGTTTGATGCAGACCTAGTAGTGAAAAGTCTCAATCCTAAAATAAAGGGTTGGGGTAACTATTTCAGAGTTGGAGTGTCAGCAGAAACATTCTATGAACTAGATGCCTGGATATATGGGAGAGTGCTTAGATGGGCTAAACGTACACATCCAAAGAAGAATCTGGGGTGGATACGAAAGAGGTATTTCACTAATAACAAGCCGGGTACATCGTGGGGTAAATTTGGAGACAAAGCTTCAGGTGTGTATTTGGCTTTACTAGGTGAGATAAAGATAAAACGTCACATCAAAGTGGTGGGTAATTATTCACCGGATGACCCTGAGTTGAAGGACTACTGGGAAACAAGAATGAGTAAGGATGTAAAGTCTTTAGCTAAAAGTAGGCAAATATTAGCGAAAAGGCAGAGAGGTAAATGTACGGTGTGCGGGGATAGTTTGCTTAATGGTGAAGAGCTACACGCACATCACATAGTACCGCGCAGTGAGGGTGGAAAAGATAAGTATGACAATCTTAACTTGGTACATCTCTACTGTCATCAGCAGATTCACTCTAAGAAGAGTTTAGTAAGTTCGTAG